In a single window of the Rhodoferax saidenbachensis genome:
- a CDS encoding zinc-binding dehydrogenase, which produces MSIPKTMKAAILVEQHKPLVVDEVELPSSLDVGQVLVKVHYSGICGSQIGEIDGAKGEDKFLPHLLGHEASGSVVATGPGVKHVKEGDTVVMHWRKGLGIEGAPPQYRWRGQKLNAGWIATFNEYAIVAENRLTSIPTDSNLQVAALFGCAVTTGFGVIENNAKVRIGESVVVFGAGGVGLNIVQAAALVGAYPVIAVDVFDNRLALAKEMGATHCINAKTQDAQKAIEAIVGNQGLDVFIDNTGQPTIMELGYQITKAQGRVTLVGVPRKGNNIGIFSLPLHFGKVLSGSHGGESVPHEDIPRYQNLFNAGRIKLNELLTEVLPLDDINTAIDHMRSGQASGRCLIRMD; this is translated from the coding sequence ATGAGCATTCCCAAAACCATGAAGGCTGCCATCCTGGTGGAGCAGCACAAACCACTGGTCGTTGATGAGGTCGAACTGCCGTCCAGCCTGGATGTGGGGCAGGTGTTGGTCAAGGTGCACTACAGCGGTATTTGCGGCTCGCAGATCGGCGAGATCGACGGTGCCAAGGGCGAAGACAAGTTTCTGCCGCATTTGCTCGGGCATGAAGCCTCGGGCAGCGTGGTCGCGACCGGGCCGGGCGTCAAGCACGTCAAGGAGGGCGATACCGTGGTGATGCATTGGCGCAAGGGTCTGGGTATCGAAGGCGCGCCGCCACAATACCGTTGGCGTGGCCAAAAGCTCAATGCAGGCTGGATTGCCACCTTCAATGAATACGCCATCGTGGCGGAAAATCGCCTGACCTCCATCCCCACCGATAGCAATTTGCAGGTGGCGGCGCTGTTCGGTTGCGCGGTGACGACGGGTTTTGGCGTCATTGAAAACAATGCCAAGGTGCGTATCGGTGAATCGGTCGTGGTGTTCGGCGCCGGCGGTGTGGGCCTGAATATCGTGCAGGCGGCAGCGCTGGTGGGGGCCTATCCGGTGATCGCCGTCGACGTGTTCGACAACCGGCTGGCCTTGGCCAAGGAGATGGGCGCCACCCATTGCATCAACGCCAAAACGCAGGACGCGCAAAAGGCGATCGAGGCCATTGTTGGCAACCAAGGGCTGGATGTGTTCATCGACAACACGGGCCAGCCCACCATCATGGAACTCGGCTACCAGATCACCAAGGCCCAGGGCCGGGTGACACTGGTGGGTGTGCCGCGCAAGGGCAACAACATCGGCATCTTCTCCTTGCCATTGCACTTCGGCAAAGTGTTGTCGGGCTCGCATGGCGGTGAGTCCGTGCCACACGAAGACATACCGCGTTACCAGAACCTGTTCAACGCTGGACGCATCAAGCTCAACGAGCTGTTGACCGAGGTGCTGCCGTTGGACGATATCAATACCGCCATAGACCATATGCGCTCCGGCCAGGCCAGCGGACGCTGCCTGATCCGCATGGATTGA
- a CDS encoding class I SAM-dependent methyltransferase, with product MSYIDFMSVVHKSTQRDYLARVNEPEYPKAKAAELAKQWAFDYWDGDRRINYGGYRYMEGRWEKVARVMAEHYGIKAGDKILDIGCGKGFLLYDFTKVVPGVEVYGIDISEYAIANSKEEVKDRLQVANATALPFPDQHFDFVFSLNALHNLHNYDLDKALREMERVGKKNKYLCVESYRNEVEKANLLYWQVTCEAFCTPQEWEWWFKQTGYSGDHSFIYFE from the coding sequence ATGTCCTATATCGATTTCATGTCGGTGGTGCACAAAAGCACCCAGCGCGACTACCTGGCCCGCGTCAACGAACCCGAGTACCCCAAGGCCAAGGCGGCCGAGCTGGCCAAGCAATGGGCCTTCGACTACTGGGACGGCGACCGGCGCATCAACTACGGCGGCTATCGCTACATGGAAGGGCGCTGGGAGAAGGTGGCCCGCGTCATGGCCGAGCACTACGGCATCAAGGCTGGCGACAAAATTCTGGACATTGGTTGCGGCAAGGGCTTCCTGCTGTACGACTTCACCAAGGTCGTGCCCGGTGTGGAGGTCTATGGCATCGACATTTCCGAATACGCGATTGCCAATTCCAAGGAGGAGGTCAAAGACCGCCTGCAGGTTGCCAACGCGACCGCACTGCCTTTCCCGGATCAACATTTCGATTTCGTCTTCAGCCTGAACGCGTTGCACAACCTGCACAACTATGACCTGGACAAGGCGCTGCGCGAGATGGAGCGCGTGGGCAAAAAGAACAAGTACCTGTGCGTGGAGTCCTACCGCAATGAGGTCGAGAAAGCGAACCTGCTGTACTGGCAAGTCACCTGCGAGGCCTTCTGTACGCCCCAGGAGTGGGAGTGGTGGTTCAAGCAAACGGGCTACAGTGGCGACCACTCCTTCATCTATTTCGAGTGA
- a CDS encoding aminoglycoside phosphotransferase family protein: MSVQPDMDARIAKLLAAMPVGAVRSVAACASSGNNRTYKVQTEHRTLAVKQYFRHGDDTRDRLGTEFGFLSFAAQAAPGCAPAPLSMDCEESLAAYEFVEGRALAAAELQWTHVQAAIDFFLALNTPQARLLAKDLPPASEACFSVAGHLELVGRRVAGLAAGIPDTVDNSAAVALVQQLKTYWDALASRVLESAVAPDVLLAPAQRCLSPSDFGFHNALLQADQRLRFLDFEYAGWDDPAKLVGDFFAQLAVPVPAEYFDRFVAAIAAAFTDPQAVIARANLLRPVYQVKWCCIALNVFLPTHLARRQFANPGMDKAILQRRQVAKAQSIFQSLPTL, from the coding sequence ATGAGCGTGCAGCCCGACATGGACGCGCGCATTGCCAAGCTGCTGGCAGCTATGCCAGTCGGTGCGGTGCGTTCTGTGGCGGCCTGCGCCAGCAGCGGCAACAACCGTACTTACAAGGTGCAGACCGAACACCGTACGCTGGCCGTCAAGCAATACTTTCGCCACGGTGACGATACGCGTGACCGTCTTGGCACTGAGTTTGGCTTCCTGTCTTTCGCCGCACAGGCGGCTCCCGGTTGTGCGCCGGCCCCACTGTCAATGGACTGCGAAGAGTCGCTGGCGGCCTATGAATTTGTCGAAGGGCGTGCGCTGGCGGCCGCTGAGCTGCAATGGACGCACGTGCAAGCGGCTATCGATTTCTTTCTCGCGTTGAATACACCGCAGGCGCGGTTGCTGGCCAAGGACTTGCCGCCAGCTTCCGAAGCCTGTTTCTCCGTTGCCGGACACCTGGAGTTGGTGGGGCGCCGCGTAGCTGGCTTGGCCGCAGGTATCCCCGATACCGTAGATAACTCTGCTGCGGTGGCATTGGTGCAGCAACTCAAGACCTACTGGGATGCACTGGCTTCCCGGGTGCTGGAGTCGGCGGTGGCACCCGATGTGCTGTTGGCGCCAGCGCAACGTTGTCTTTCCCCGTCGGATTTTGGTTTTCACAACGCGCTGCTGCAAGCAGACCAGCGCTTGCGTTTTCTGGACTTTGAATACGCCGGCTGGGACGACCCGGCCAAACTGGTCGGGGATTTCTTTGCGCAGCTGGCGGTGCCCGTGCCAGCAGAATATTTCGATCGTTTTGTCGCCGCCATTGCCGCTGCGTTTACCGACCCCCAGGCAGTCATTGCCCGTGCCAATCTGTTGCGCCCGGTCTATCAGGTCAAGTGGTGCTGCATTGCCTTGAACGTCTTTTTACCGACGCATCTGGCGCGCCGCCAGTTTGCAAATCCCGGCATGGACAAAGCGATTTTGCAACGCCGGCAGGTCGCCAAGGCCCAATCCATTTTTCAATCCTTACCTACTCTGTAG